A DNA window from Anas platyrhynchos isolate ZD024472 breed Pekin duck chromosome 33, IASCAAS_PekinDuck_T2T, whole genome shotgun sequence contains the following coding sequences:
- the LOC140000334 gene encoding ATPase family AAA domain-containing protein 2-like: MLLDELAEKCIGYCGADIKSLCTEAALCSLRRCYPQIYASREKLQLDVNSIKIKAKDFFMAPKKVVPASNRIEASPVQALSPIFKPLFKRSVANILQVVQKIFPQAQLVLKEDRQQDHLNPILQDGMFDSDDDASLVSGDEFKDGMPDGPEKKLLCFSRSAFCEPTSRRPRLLIVGKEGYGQVSYVAPAVLHALEKFPVHTLDLSVLLTNVAPPEEICGQLIRNAQKTAPSIIYVPDIHLWWDNAGPALKLTFLTLLRNIPAFSPVLLLATSDVRHSDLPEEIQKLFNKEFGEVCNIEVPGRAERAAFFEDLILNQVAKPPVKKTVDRTLEVLPVAPPAEPQKPQEEEVGMLEEEEEDTLRELRIFLRDITHRLATDRRFREFAKPVDPQKVPDYATRIKEPMDLLTVLTQTDSHQYLTAGDYLKDIDLICNNALEYYPDQRSTDRHRAYVLQDTAYSMVRNEMDTEFGRLCEQIKESREKRGRTSPAWSPWDDSKSPQQNPATEDDKPEEESNENEEMTAAPVDASTPISNGASERKRRRNNCAHAAAKRSSQFDTENRVPTDDQNNSDGEEFVDKHVSDICQVKLNTEKESAKLCGYSTPRWGTITNGNPSSNDSWAFQAVTPEHSWEEDQQQISDENPVQVPTETDYIVIVDRYELKKLLCFVTKITKGFDI; the protein is encoded by the exons atgttgcttgatgaactagctgagaaatgcattg gatactgtggtgcagatatcaaatccctatgtactgaagctgctctgtgctctctgcgccgatgctatcctcagatttatgcaagtagggagaaatTGCAACTAgacgttaattctattaaaataaaagcaaaggactttttcatggctccgaagaaggttgttccggcatcaaacaggatcgagGCTTCACCCGtacaagcactatcacccattttcaagccactttttaaaagatcagtagcgaatattttacaagttgtgcagaagatcttcccgcagGCACAGCTAGtgctaaaggaggaccgacagcaag accatttaaatcctattttacaagatggtatgttcgacagtgatgacgatgcatccttggtttccggagatgaattcaaagatggaatgcctgacggaccagagaaaaaactcctctgtttcagcag gagtgctttctgcgaaccaacatcacgccggccccgtctgctaatagtaggaaaagaagggtacggccaggtttcttacgtggcacccgcggtgttgcacgctttggagaagtttcccgttcacaccctggacctttctgttctgcttacaaacgttgcaccgccagaagaaatctgcggacag ctgatccgaaatgctcagaagacagcaccaagcataatttatgtcccagatatccatttatggtgggacaacgctggacctgccttgaaacttacttttctaactctacTACGTAACATTCCAGCATTTTcaccagttttgctgcttgctacgtctgatgtacgtcactcagatctcccagaagag atccaaaaattatttaataaggaatttggagaagtgtgcaatattgaggtgcctggtagggcagagagagcagctttttttgaggacctaattctaaatcaagtggctaagcctcctgtaaagaaaacag ttgatcggacgttggaagtcctgcctgtagcaccaccagctgagcctcagaagccacaagaggaagaagtagggatgctggaggaggaagaggaggatacgttgcgtgaacttagaattttcttgagggacattactcacagacttgccactgacagacgtttcagggaatttgcaaagcccgttgacccacagaag gtacctgactatgccacaaggattaaagagccgATGGATCTTTTAACAGTTCTGACTCAAACTGACTCGCACCAGTACCTCACTGCAGGagactatctgaaggacatcgatctaatctgtaacaatgccttagaGTACTACCCGGATCAAAGATCTacag atcgtcacagagcctatgttttgcaagacactgcatattcaatggtgaggaacgaaatggatacagagtttggacgactttgtgaacaaattaaagaatctcgtgagaaaagag GTCGCACCTCTCCAGCGTGGTCTCCATGGGACGactccaagtcaccacagcagaaccctgctactgaagacgacaaaccagaggaagagagtaatgaaaatgaggagatgacagcggcacctgtagatgccagtacacccatttctaatg gtgcgtcagaaagaaagcgcagaaggaacaactgtgcgcatgctgcagcaaagaggagttctcaattcgatacagagaacagagtaccaacagatgaccaaaacaATAGTGATGGagaagagtttgtggacaaacatgtttctgacataTGTCAAGTtaaacttaacactgaaaaggaaagtgctaagctttgtggatattcaacaccaagatggggaactataactaatggaaatccaagttcaaatg